Proteins from a single region of Bactrocera neohumeralis isolate Rockhampton unplaced genomic scaffold, APGP_CSIRO_Bneo_wtdbg2-racon-allhic-juicebox.fasta_v2 cluster10, whole genome shotgun sequence:
- the LOC126765035 gene encoding uncharacterized protein LOC126765035 — protein sequence MFRQILLDRRHRKWQRILWRESPNEPLQVYELKTVIYGMACSPFNAIRALRQCAIDNYEVIYDPSRAAAARHSILYNFYVDEYLDSVNSDEFAITRQLILGKWNSNCTHVLSAITGTSVSASELELNNSTTKVLGLYWDPVSDELFFKVGLLDDTSMHTKRKDLWKAGLPWDAELPPELLNSWVIFRDSLQDIARLRIPRWLGILVGSLVHLYGFYDASRKTYASVIYLCSNNR from the exons ATGTTCCGACAAATACTGTTAGACAGACGACATCGTAAATGGCAACGAATACTATGGCGTGAATCGCCAAATGAACCTCTTCAAGTGTACGAATTGAAGACGGTAATTTATGGAATGGCTTGTAGCCCATTCAACGCAATACGCGCACTGCGCCAATGTGCGATTGACAATTATGAAGTCATCTATGACCCAAGCCGGGCTGCCGCAGCGCGTCATAGCATACTTTATAATTTCTACGTTGATGAGTATTTGGATAGCGTCAACAGCGATGAATTTGCTATTACCC GACAATTAATATTGGGAAAATGGAATTCCAATTGTACACATGTATTATCTGCGATAACCGGTACAAGTGTTTCTGCATCAGAACTGGAGTTGAACAACTCAACAACAAAGGTATTGGGTCTTTACTGGGATCCAGTGAGCGACGAGCTCTTCTTCAAGGTAGGCTTACTTGACGACACTTCAATGCACACCAAGCGAAAG GACTTGTGGAAGGCTGGTCTGCCATGGGATGCCGAGCTTCCACCAGAGCTACTCAATTCATGGGTGATATTCCGCGACAGTTTACAAGATATTGCTCGACTTCGTATTCCTCGTTGGTTAGGTATACTAGTGGGCTCTTTGGTGCATTTATACGGCTTTTACGATGCTAGTCGTAAAACGTATGCATCCGTCATATACTTATGTTCAAACAATCGATAA